In Aedes albopictus strain Foshan chromosome 3, AalbF5, whole genome shotgun sequence, the following are encoded in one genomic region:
- the LOC109425542 gene encoding uncharacterized protein LOC109425542 codes for MSEPSSDSESCPSFQTESESEHESNWDEKDQKEVDYTATAKEILCENVNITTGNALKLNSGYHNMLKVLKNKLEILLGQCQERQGEIEKQIEEYKNNKKPLVGRSRTSGYICGQPYFKDEDLYPGPHNDDYLRRKNVLGEFFPLDLFEATDTNWTVKDKMNILRGVKRQIVEFVEREIRLKIKKLGNGLEAERLRMEMETLQRREVHDLWERVKQFSNDYPGVRFEIDWLRVSNVDIGGRHSAAACVGLWNNYMLPGLVRDTWKTEEESILLDVVEKHGRQDWAQIAAEVPGRSAYQCFVHYQTTFSELAQIKRERWTDEEDAALIKAVDDNRIGSNIIWNKVVERMPLRNKIQCYNRYMFTLMRPTKNAKFTPEEDCVILAYVQQCGDDFRFIPPSLLPGRTNRQIWARYNHTLKYVNKHAGWTIEEDMRLMNFIKENLTDEGPRKISWAACSKALGNHSRLSCRTRYYTIEKFLEKNPDATLDDVPRKGKKLSSTVTNENWMKTFIDIRNEPKETNPEPTPTEQEQPSTSNNPKPNKRSRAQRKPFTESRARPFIDTIKCQIKRKFCHKLKYSFHYHFGDQMPDIQNSKVFCMNRAIFHLLNCTTNVDHPSVSLDCFTPNEVMILRSSLPIRFNPSLVNFLEDAKRCFLFPISYNTMLGMRGIVLNAAFFDEPNVEETTQLAQEDEADYRQALDTFRNRFRMIFHWSMLLAQENPGQVTFLDADEQPKPEYHLHKSFSVEQIALDQLAELCGKSVPIKIPPAPTIEEAISGMEQMELASPIKAEGNFHHSSIPGVPNVQIIAVKRLTDVSSVESIQIEQLADPPQQQVQIVSQPAPAPHYQLTYPIAPNALYQSGSTVVHGRSEELPSSTPVQFVGQITIINPQDLPAAQIPTRAVPVVEIHPMNDGQYQQNELESEMARTEHDDHDQGGKPVERGESSQQLDVFKDRPSADQTDSKEPTSETTVRNGVTEATVTLSTINEAQTVVELSNDKDATQTTISDPHSSSTFEIDFDVSIPANVVVPQQHQLELRNSTPTRDPAQPVSVDNRSEPMDTSATTMDSSGDPVGLDSTTDQRTTDSAPEDGSNSSSVSGWSDGGKSPRDDDLYDEEINSVHQVTSVTNVGEFVIQELQEPGPEPGRSSSNLDNSDGHMPEEKFTELSSQLLDDPEWDPERFETPKRTYSRIKKPTASRISERSSKPEVSDSHAWRWVHVDESDEDDVELHQSLWENCNPFRIQFSADDLNNSTETVVAEPKKDDIIVIDDDEVYIKEEPLDITESQTESPIDQAMQIQQIIETASNILRISEEYQVLSSQDASHPYEAAEPVLAPEVPLTEPDKEANTKPLVQTSAKDCDAVPPPDPVEVASQGDTDSLVVQTPSRVFDEQSNCYYFVDEIQDATALLVPAQTPAQLPATYWIYNGEEDSTEAGPSEVSLPPPETTQSPVPTSISDPQSPSIFQHTLDKIRTYAYRNKTQTTKQPTAAESPAGTNSDKKYWKPQSKSHRTESVIQSTDTRIRKPKRPPREATKMSPHQQHAVQTQALSLLEGLFKKPKVRRTCTTPSRMPPVATKYPRPTEAPKRPPSSSQYSSTTEQQSTAKKIKLETSEPFDAVDVISLLANDQGHHSKDDVVDEEESEYLAQLTMADVPQTSSTPIINDASVTL; via the exons ATGTCCGAACCGAGTTCCGATTCGGAAAGCTGTCCCAGCTTCCAAACCGAATCCGAAAGCGAGCATGAATCGAACTGGGACGAG AAGGACCAAAAGGAAGTGGACTACACGGCGACGGCCAAGGAGATCCTATGTGAGAATGTGAATATCACGACAGGGAATGCCCTGAAGCTGAACAGTGGGTATCACAACATGCTGAAGGTGCTGAAGAACAAGTTGGAGATTTTGCTGGGGCAGTGCCAGGAGCGGCAGGGCGAGATTGAGAAGCAGATCGAAGAGTACAAGAACAATAAGAAGCCGCTGGTGGGGCGATCGAGGACGTCCGGGTACATTTGTGGGCAGCCTTACTTTAAGGATGAGGACCTGTATCCGGGACCGCACAATGACGATTATCTGCGAAGGAAGAACGTTTTGGGGGAGTTCTTTCCGTTGGATCTGTTCGAGGCGACCGATACCAACTGGACGGTGAAGGATAAGATGAATATTCTGAGGGGGGTGAAGCGACAGATTGTGGAATTTGTTGAGAGGGAGATTCGGTTGAAGATTAAGAAGTTAGGAAATGGGCTGGAAGCGGAGCGGCTGAGGATGGAGATGGAAACGTTGCAGAGGCGGGAAGTGCACGATCTGTGGGAACGGGTGAAGCAGTTTTCGAATGACTATCCAGGTGTTAGGTTTGAGATCGATTGGCTGCGTGTTTCGAACGTGGACATCGGCGGACGGCACTCGGCAGCCGCCTGTGTGGGATTGTGGAATAACTATATGCTTCCAGGATTGGTGCGGGATACTTGGAAGACGGAGGAGGAATCGATCTTGTTGGACGTGGTGGAGAAGCATGGTCGCCAGGATTGGGCTCAGATTGCAGCGGAAGTTCCAGGAAGGTCAGCATACCAATGCTTTGTCCATTACCAGACAACGTTTTCGGAACTGGCCCAGATCAAACGAGAACGCTGGACCGATGAAGAGGATGCCGCATTGATAAAAGCGGTCGATGACAATAGAATAGGATCGAACATAATTTGGAACAAGGTTGTCGAAAGAATGCCACTTAGAAACAAAATCCAATGTTACAACCGGTACATGTTCACGCTGATGAGGCCaacgaaaaatgcaaaatttaccCCAGAGGAGGACTGCGTGATTCTTGCGTACGTTCAACAGTGTGGAGATGACTTTCGGTTTATTCCACCCAGCTTGCTGCCTGGAAGAACCAATCGGCAGATCTGGGCTCGATATAATCATACCTTGAAGTACGTGAATAAACATGCTGGGTGGACGATCGAAGAGGACATGCGGCTTATGAATTTCATCAAGGAAAACCTGACCGACGAAGGACCGAGGAAAATTTCCTGGGCCGCTTGTTCCAAAGCGTTGGGTAACCATTCTCGGTTGAGCTGCCGGACCAGGTACTACACGATCGAGAAGTTTCTCGAAAAGAATCCAGACGCTACGCTGGACGATGTTCCACGGAAAGGGAAGAAACTTTCGTCCACGGTCACCAACGAAAACTGGATGAAAACGTTCATCGATATACGAAATGAACCAAAAGAGACGAATCCGGAACCTACGCCCACTGAGCAAGAGCAACCGTCAACATCGAACAATCCCAAGCCGAACAAACGAAGCCGAGCTCAGCGGAAACCTTTCACTGAAAGCAGAGCACGACCCTTCATAGATACGATCAAATGTCAAATCAAGCGAAAATTTTGCCACAAACTCAAATACTCATTTCATTATCACTTTGGCGATCAAATGCCGGACATCCAGAACAGCAAGGTATTCTGCATGAACAGAGCCATCTTCCACCTTCTGAATTGCACGACAAACGTGGATCACCCCAGCGTCAGCTTGGATTGCTTCACCCCCAATGAAGTGATGATTCTACGCAGTAGCCTCCCCATTCGATTCAATCCTAGTCTAGTGAACTTCCTGGAGGACGCCAAAAGGTGCTTCCTCTTTCCTATCAGCTACAATACGATGCTGGGCATGAGAGGTATCGTCCTGAATGCCGCTTTTTTCGACGAACCGAACGTTGAGGAAACCACGCAATTAGCTCAAGAAGATGAAGCAGACTACCGTCAGGCACTGGACACCTTCCGCAATCGCTTCCGGATGATTTTCCACTGGTCAATGCTGCTGGCTCAGGAAAATCCGGGTCAAGTTACCTTCCTGGATGCCGACGAACAGCCCAAACCCGAATACCACCTGCACAAGTCGTTCAGTGTCGAGCAGATCGCCCTGGACCAGTTGGCCGAACTGTGCGGCAAAAGTGTTCCCATTAAGATTCCCCCGGCGCCCACCATCGAAGAGGCCATCTCCGGTATGGAACAAATGGAACTTGCATCGCCCATCAAAGCCGAAGGCAACTTCCATCATTCGTCCATACCAGGTGTCCCCAATGTGCAGATAATTGCCGTCAAGCGACTCACCGACGTGTCGTCTGTGGAATCGATCCAGATCGAACAGTTGGCTGATCCACCCCAGCAGCAGGTGCAAATTGTGTCGCAACCTGCGCCAGCACCACACTATCAGCTAACATACCCCATCGCGCCGAACGCGCTGTACCAATCTGGCTCTACGGTGGTTCACGGGCGGTCCGAGGAGCTGCCGTCGTCCACCCCAGTGCAATTCGTCGGACAGATAACCATCATCAATCCGCAGGATTTGCCCGCGGCGCAGATACCGACGAGGGCCGTGCCGGTCGTCGAGATTCACCCAATGAACGATGGGCAGTACCAGCAGAATGAGTTGGAGTCGGAAATGGCAAGAACCGAACACGATGACCACGATCAAGGTGGGAAACCAGTAGAACGTGGCGAATCGTCACAGCAGTTGGATGTTTTTAAAGATAGGCCATCAGCGGATCAAACAGATTCTAAAG AGCCCACATCTGAAACAACAGTTCGTAATGGAGTAACAGAAGCAACAGTGACTCTAAGCACCATCAATGAAGCACAAACCGTTGTAGAACTATCGAACGACAAAGATGCGACACAAACAACAATTTCCGATCCACACAGCTCTTCTACCTTTGAAATCGATTTCGATGTTTCAATACCAGCCAACGTGGTGGTGCCACAACAACATCAGCTTGAACTTCGAAACAGCACACCAACACGTGACCCCGCCCAACCAGTTTCCGTAGACAACCGATCGGAACCAATGGATACATCCGCCACGACGATGGATAGTTCCGGGGATCCTGTTGGTTTAGATTCGACAACGGATCAACGGACAACAGACTCAGCTCCCGAAGATGGTTCCAACAGTTCATCAGTGTCGGGTTGGTCCGACGGGGGAAAATCTCCACGCGATGATGATCTGTATGACGAGGAGATTAATTCGGTTCACCAGGTGACAAGCGTGACCAATGTGGGAGAATTCGTTATCCAAGAACTGCAAGAACCTGGGCCGGAACCAGGTCGCTCCAGTTCAAACCTAGACAATTCGGATGGCCATATGCCGGAAGAAAAATTCACCGAGCTAAGTTCTCAGTTGCTTGATGATCCCGAGTGGGATCCCGAACGTTTTGAAACACCGAAAAGAACCTATAGTCGTATTAAAAAACCTACTGCCTCGAGGATAAGCGAACGATCGAGTAAACCGGAAGTGTCGGATTCGCATGCTTGGCGCTGGGTGCACGTGGACGAGTCCGATGAGGATGATGTAGAGCTTCACCAAAGCCTTTGGGAGAATTGTAATCCTTTCCGAATACAGTTTTCGGCGGATGATTTGAACAACTCTACGGAAACCGTTGTAGCAGAACCAAAGAAGGacgatataattgtgatagatgaTGACGAGGTGTACATAAAGGAAGAACCCTTAGATATAACTGAATCTCAAACGGAGAGTCCGATCGATCAGGCTATGCAGATTCAACAAATCATTGAAACGGCTAGCAACATTCTTCGGATATCCGAGGAATATCAAGTTCTAAGCTCACAGGATGCTAGTCATCCATACGAAGCTGCAGAACCAGTATTGGCGCCTGAAGTTCCTTTGACGGAACCAGACAAGGAAGCAAATACAAAACCATTAGTTCAAACCTCTGCCAAGGATTGCGACGCAGTTCCTCCGCCGGATCCGGTTGAAGTTGCTTCGCAAGGAGACACTGATTCGCTAGTTGTTCAAACCCCATCCAGAGTATTCGACGAACAGTCCAACTGCTATTACTTCGTGGATGAAATACAAGACGCCACAGCCTTGTTGGTACCGGCCCAGACGCCTGCGCAATTGCCAGCTACATACTGGATATACAACGGTGAAGAAGACAGTACAGAGGCAGGACCTTCGGAAGTGTCTTTGCCACCACCGGAAACGACCCAGTCCCCAGTGCCCACATCGATCTCAGACCCACAATCGCCGTCGATTTTCCAACACACTCTCGATAAAATTAGAACGTACGCATACAGAAACAAAACCCAGACGACGAAGCAGCCAACAGCCGCAGAAAGTCCCGCCGGCACCAATAGCGACAAAAAGTATTGGAAAC CGCAATCCAAGTCCCACAGAACGGAATCGGTCATACAGTCAACGGACACGCGCATCAGAAAACCGAAGCGGCCACCTCGCGAAGCAACGAAAATGAGTCCCCATCAGCAGCATGCCGTTCAAACGCAGGCTCTCTCGCTATTGGAAGGTCTCTTCAAGAAGCCCAAGGTCCGACGCACCTGCACCACTCCCAGTCGAATGCCTCCAGTGGCAACAAAGTATCCCCGTCCAACGGAAGCTCCAAAACGGCCACCCTCTTCTAGTCAGTATTCAAGCACCACAGAGCAACAGTCAACGGCCAAAAAGATTAAGCTGGAGACCTCGGAACCATTCGACGCCGTGGATGTTATCAGTTTGCTGGCGAATGATCAAGGACACCACAGCAAAGATGACGTCGTCGACGAGGAGGAGAGCGAATACCTTGCCCAGCTGACAATGGCTGATGTTCCCCAAACAAGTAGTACCCCTATCATCAATGATGCTTCGGTTACGCTATAA